A DNA window from Turicibacter sp. TJ11 contains the following coding sequences:
- the uvsE gene encoding UV DNA damage repair endonuclease UvsE, which translates to MKVRFGYVAIAMRLDKVTSSSPVTYKKYSSLDSERERLSLLKKVTQSNLNDLIKILNYNIANDIHFYRLTSKLIPLATHQEVLWDYSKVIQKQCEEVAHLIQKYNMRVDAHPDQFNVLNSVNESVIQSTIATLEHQLDLFELFKMEHGKLVLHVGGKAGGKEAALDRFEQTFRTLPTRIQQTLILENDDKTYSAKDVLGLCQRLQIPMVLDIHHHRCYHEGECLEALVEPIFKTWDADFWPPKIHVSSPKEFETDRRHADFINVEDMLGFLDLIKPLNQDIDVMIEAKQKDLALYRLVHEIKQARPHWQWLDHTTLEI; encoded by the coding sequence ATGAAAGTTCGATTTGGTTATGTAGCAATTGCTATGCGTTTAGATAAGGTGACCAGCTCCTCACCCGTAACGTATAAAAAATATTCTTCACTAGATTCTGAGCGTGAACGGTTAAGTTTACTTAAAAAAGTAACGCAATCTAATTTAAATGATTTAATTAAAATTTTAAATTATAACATTGCAAATGATATCCATTTTTATCGATTAACATCTAAGTTAATTCCTTTAGCAACTCATCAAGAGGTTCTATGGGATTATTCAAAAGTCATTCAAAAACAGTGTGAAGAAGTGGCGCACTTAATTCAAAAGTATAATATGAGAGTTGATGCCCATCCGGATCAGTTTAATGTGCTAAATAGTGTAAATGAGTCGGTGATTCAATCAACTATTGCAACGTTGGAGCATCAACTCGACTTATTTGAGCTATTTAAAATGGAGCATGGGAAATTAGTTCTTCATGTGGGTGGCAAAGCGGGAGGTAAAGAAGCCGCACTTGATCGTTTTGAGCAAACGTTTAGGACTTTACCGACTCGCATTCAACAAACTTTAATTTTAGAAAATGATGATAAGACTTATTCGGCAAAAGACGTGTTAGGTTTATGTCAACGACTTCAAATTCCCATGGTTCTTGATATTCATCATCATCGTTGTTATCATGAAGGTGAATGCTTAGAAGCATTAGTTGAACCTATTTTTAAAACATGGGATGCTGATTTTTGGCCACCAAAAATTCATGTTTCAAGTCCAAAGGAATTTGAAACTGATCGTCGTCATGCTGATTTTATTAATGTGGAGGATATGTTAGGTTTTCTTGATCTCATTAAACCTCTTAATCAAGACATTGATGTCATGATTGAGGCTAAGCAAAAAGATTTAGCATTATATCGTTTAGTTCATGAGATTAAACAAGCACGTCCTCATTGGCAGTGGCTCGATCATACAACACTCGAGATTTAA
- a CDS encoding restriction endonuclease: MEKRVVYIAYLIIAFVIFDVCYGFSDWVASWQMWNWYLVILLITITSLLIIKYKQNQRKLALEQYAKENDRRRIQLSQLLLFEQLNQLNEELFSELLQRFFELEGYEHIERVNNPAEQGYDLIMWKQGQKIIVKYFRRVPVIENVYTKTESLDLALGELVSLKEIREFYGVMKDYEVQADIAIALTTSDFEEDAMLFGSRNAVTLMNGDAFYEVLDHLKEDQLKMEYEREVFVS; the protein is encoded by the coding sequence ATGGAAAAAAGAGTGGTTTATATCGCTTATTTAATTATTGCATTTGTGATCTTTGATGTTTGTTATGGATTTAGTGACTGGGTCGCTTCATGGCAAATGTGGAATTGGTATCTAGTAATCTTACTTATTACAATTACCAGTTTATTAATTATTAAGTATAAGCAAAATCAGCGAAAATTAGCACTAGAACAGTATGCAAAAGAAAATGATCGTCGACGAATTCAATTAAGTCAATTGTTGTTATTTGAACAGTTAAATCAACTAAACGAGGAGCTATTTAGTGAGTTGCTACAGCGTTTTTTTGAGCTTGAGGGTTATGAACATATTGAACGTGTTAACAACCCAGCTGAGCAAGGCTATGATTTAATCATGTGGAAACAAGGACAAAAAATTATTGTCAAATATTTCAGACGAGTTCCTGTTATTGAAAATGTCTACACCAAAACTGAATCGTTAGACTTAGCATTAGGAGAACTGGTGTCTCTTAAAGAAATACGCGAGTTTTATGGTGTCATGAAAGATTACGAGGTTCAAGCTGATATTGCGATTGCACTAACGACTAGTGACTTTGAAGAAGATGCGATGTTATTTGGAAGTCGAAATGCCGTGACGCTTATGAATGGAGATGCCTTTTATGAAGTTTTAGATCACTTAAAAGAGGATCAGTTAAAAATGGAGTATGAAAGAGAAGTATTTGTTTCTTAG
- a CDS encoding YccF domain-containing protein: protein MSCLGNLIWLIGGGFVNALMWCFFGLLWCVTIIGIPVGLQCFKLARLQFAPFGKEVITTNSSTSTFLLNILWLLFGGLELALANLVSAFFLTISIIGIPFAIQSLKLAKVSLMPFGKDII from the coding sequence ATGTCGTGTCTTGGAAATTTAATTTGGTTGATTGGTGGAGGGTTTGTCAACGCTTTAATGTGGTGTTTCTTTGGTCTACTTTGGTGCGTCACGATTATTGGAATTCCAGTAGGGCTTCAATGTTTTAAATTAGCAAGGTTACAGTTTGCTCCGTTTGGAAAAGAAGTCATTACCACGAATTCTTCAACCAGTACTTTTTTACTGAATATTTTATGGCTTTTATTTGGTGGATTGGAATTAGCTTTAGCAAATTTAGTGAGTGCCTTTTTCTTAACGATTAGCATCATTGGAATTCCATTTGCGATTCAATCTTTAAAACTAGCTAAAGTTTCGCTGATGCCATTTGGAAAAGATATTATTTAA
- a CDS encoding aldehyde dehydrogenase, whose protein sequence is MNLSEQLQGQKSYLQSVGPIPVSKRIEALKKLKQAIKQYETDLEVALKQDLGKSAFEAYTSEIGFVYASIDYTIKNLKKWARPRRVKSDFAQLVGSSYVYPSAYGVVLIIGPFNYPVQLLLEPLVGAIAGGNGAILKPSELTPTVEKVLVSLIKTAFDENYVSIVTGGVEVNQQLLDLPFDYIFFTGSVRVGKIVMEKASQHLIPVTLELGGKSPVIIDETSDLKLAAKRIAWGKFMNNGQTCVAPDYALVHHRVYDEFLSVLAETIRKFYGENPLLSEDYGRIVTTQHANRLAKLIDENKDKVTIGGDVDLAQRYIAPTIFKDVKADDTLMMEELFGPLLPTMSYESIEEIDAHLARHPKPLAFYVFSENKTFANELIHRYAFGGGCINDVVTHVASHYLPFGGVGPSGIGRYHGEASFTTFTYEKAIVKRSTKFPMSLVFPPYEDRLRWVKKFMK, encoded by the coding sequence ATGAATTTAAGTGAACAATTACAAGGTCAAAAATCATATTTACAAAGTGTGGGTCCTATTCCCGTTTCAAAGCGAATTGAGGCTTTGAAAAAACTTAAACAAGCGATTAAACAATATGAAACGGATTTAGAGGTAGCTCTTAAACAAGACTTAGGAAAGTCCGCGTTTGAGGCGTATACTTCAGAAATTGGTTTCGTTTACGCATCGATTGATTATACGATCAAAAATCTTAAGAAATGGGCACGTCCTCGTCGAGTGAAAAGTGATTTTGCACAACTGGTTGGAAGCTCGTATGTTTATCCATCTGCTTACGGGGTGGTGTTAATTATTGGTCCATTTAATTATCCTGTTCAGTTGTTATTAGAACCATTAGTCGGGGCGATTGCCGGAGGAAATGGAGCGATTTTAAAACCTTCAGAGTTAACACCGACAGTAGAAAAAGTTTTAGTTTCATTAATTAAGACAGCGTTTGATGAGAACTATGTTTCAATTGTGACAGGTGGTGTTGAGGTGAATCAACAGTTACTTGATCTTCCATTTGATTATATTTTCTTCACAGGTAGTGTTCGAGTAGGAAAAATTGTCATGGAAAAGGCTAGTCAGCACTTAATTCCTGTGACACTAGAACTTGGTGGGAAATCTCCAGTCATTATTGATGAAACAAGTGATTTGAAATTAGCGGCTAAGCGAATTGCTTGGGGAAAATTTATGAACAATGGACAGACATGCGTCGCTCCAGATTATGCTTTAGTGCATCATCGTGTTTATGATGAGTTTTTATCAGTTTTAGCAGAGACGATCCGAAAGTTTTATGGTGAAAATCCATTGTTAAGTGAAGATTATGGTCGAATTGTTACCACACAACACGCGAATCGATTAGCTAAATTAATTGATGAAAATAAAGATAAAGTCACGATAGGTGGAGACGTTGATTTGGCGCAGCGCTACATTGCGCCAACGATATTTAAAGATGTAAAAGCTGATGACACGCTAATGATGGAAGAGTTGTTTGGACCTTTATTACCGACTATGAGTTATGAGTCAATAGAAGAAATTGACGCTCATTTAGCTCGTCATCCTAAACCACTTGCCTTTTATGTCTTTTCAGAAAATAAAACCTTTGCGAATGAACTGATTCATCGTTATGCTTTTGGTGGTGGATGTATTAACGATGTTGTGACACATGTAGCCTCACATTATTTACCATTTGGAGGGGTTGGTCCATCTGGAATTGGGCGTTATCATGGAGAAGCTAGCTTTACGACCTTTACTTATGAAAAAGCTATCGTTAAACGTTCGACGAAGTTTCCAATGTCTTTAGTCTTTCCTCCTTATGAAGATCGATTACGATGGGTGAAGAAGTTCATGAAATAA
- a CDS encoding magnesium transporter CorA family protein, giving the protein MRNEVNFVNSLTSGGFEWVNLVNPTHQEVEALCKSHQLEYETVITALDEEERSRVQIEDNFTMIIVDVPVSFESDTYYSTVPLGIVKTDHMLVTLCTQELNVFSKRLKVPTTSINGHIYQILYTISIQYLGYLRVIERKSSQVERALRHSPQNEDLIEMLDLQKSLVYLSSSLRSNQIVLERLLKLEKRDTSEAEMLEDVIIENKQAIDMSKIYGNILSSNLNVFETIISNNLNMVMKFLTVVSVIIAVPTVVSSFWGMNVPVPFQDNPYGFLVVSIISVIITVLAGLYINRKENRRYKKK; this is encoded by the coding sequence ATGAGAAATGAAGTGAATTTTGTTAATTCACTAACCAGTGGTGGATTTGAGTGGGTCAATTTAGTTAATCCAACACATCAAGAAGTAGAGGCATTGTGTAAATCACATCAGTTAGAGTATGAAACAGTTATTACCGCACTCGATGAAGAAGAACGCTCACGTGTTCAAATTGAAGATAATTTTACGATGATTATCGTCGATGTACCTGTTTCATTTGAGTCAGATACCTACTACTCAACCGTGCCCCTTGGAATTGTAAAAACGGATCATATGTTAGTCACATTATGTACGCAAGAATTAAATGTTTTTAGTAAACGTTTAAAAGTTCCAACAACAAGTATTAATGGTCATATTTATCAGATTTTATATACGATTTCAATTCAATATCTTGGTTATTTACGAGTCATTGAACGTAAAAGTAGTCAGGTTGAACGTGCGTTACGTCATTCGCCACAAAATGAAGATTTAATTGAAATGCTAGACTTACAAAAAAGTTTAGTGTACTTATCTTCATCACTTCGCTCTAATCAAATTGTATTAGAACGTTTACTTAAGCTTGAAAAAAGGGATACATCAGAAGCGGAAATGCTAGAAGATGTGATCATTGAAAATAAACAGGCGATTGATATGTCAAAAATTTATGGAAATATTTTAAGTAGCAACTTAAATGTCTTTGAAACGATTATCTCAAATAATTTGAATATGGTGATGAAATTTTTAACGGTGGTCTCTGTGATTATAGCGGTGCCTACGGTGGTTTCAAGCTTTTGGGGAATGAACGTTCCCGTTCCATTTCAAGATAATCCCTATGGTTTTTTAGTGGTTTCTATTATTTCAGTCATTATTACCGTTTTAGCCGGTCTTTATATTAATCGTAAAGAAAATCGACGCTATAAAAAAAAATAG
- a CDS encoding hydrolase codes for MNKLNVSEKLVPEVTSNLRKNFVRVPDVIRNASGIRIFGKRLKSFIFTTDVAIIKNTNADAVIAVYPFTPQPTITQAIMSVSDIPVICGVGGGLTHGTRSGNIALHAEFQGAIAVVLNAPTPRETIEYVKETIDIPVVVTVVSEHTDVQSRIDAGADILNVSGGAKTASIVRKIREKYPTIPIIATGGPTDESILETIAAGANAITYTPPSNGELFRVKMDHYREIENSVQHHEPIDKIHEEELALTE; via the coding sequence TTGAATAAACTAAATGTTTCAGAAAAACTTGTACCTGAGGTAACGAGTAACTTGCGTAAAAATTTCGTTCGCGTCCCAGATGTCATCCGAAATGCTAGTGGAATTCGAATTTTTGGTAAGCGATTAAAATCATTTATTTTTACAACAGACGTTGCCATCATTAAAAATACAAATGCGGATGCCGTGATCGCGGTTTATCCATTTACCCCACAACCAACGATTACTCAAGCGATTATGTCCGTTTCTGATATTCCTGTTATCTGTGGTGTTGGAGGTGGATTAACACATGGAACACGCTCAGGAAATATTGCCCTACATGCGGAATTTCAAGGAGCGATCGCCGTTGTTTTAAATGCACCCACTCCACGAGAAACAATTGAATATGTTAAAGAAACCATCGATATCCCTGTCGTTGTCACCGTTGTATCAGAACACACAGATGTTCAATCTCGCATTGATGCTGGTGCAGATATTTTAAATGTGAGTGGAGGCGCAAAAACAGCAAGTATCGTTCGTAAAATCCGCGAAAAATATCCAACGATCCCAATCATTGCAACGGGTGGTCCAACAGACGAATCAATTCTTGAAACGATTGCAGCGGGAGCCAATGCCATTACGTATACTCCACCGTCAAATGGAGAACTCTTCCGCGTTAAAATGGATCACTATCGTGAGATTGAAAATAGTGTTCAACACCACGAACCGATTGATAAAATTCATGAAGAAGAGTTAGCCTTAACCGAATAA
- a CDS encoding ABC transporter permease yields MIENIRLSLKGIWSHKMRSFLTMLGIIIGIAAIIAIVSTIKGTNEQIKRNLIGSGNNVVNVKLSQDGYEVDSDQLPYGTPVMNEEALNQIKSIENVENASFYRSRSYADSIYYQSTLLDGASVKGIDENYFSTMGYIIKRGRSFIESDYNEFRKNVILDQVAASSLFQGTDAIGKTIEIKGEPFIVVGIVELASTSQPVIHSIEDYYMYHQDQSGTVFMPDATWPVVYSYDEPQHAVVKASHTDMMSEVGRQSAEVLNSYLLDSTLEYKATDVLEQAKQLQELSAATNQQLLWIASISLLVGGIGVMNIMLVSVTERTSEIGLKKAIGARKTVILGQFLTEAAVLTSLGGLIGVLVGIGLAQIISQISQTPVAISVPAIIFSVVFSMIIGIVFGLLPSIKAANLNPIEALRYE; encoded by the coding sequence ATGATAGAAAATATTAGACTATCGTTAAAAGGAATCTGGTCCCATAAAATGCGTTCCTTTCTAACAATGCTTGGGATCATTATTGGAATCGCAGCGATTATTGCTATTGTTTCCACCATTAAAGGAACAAATGAGCAAATTAAACGAAATTTAATTGGCTCAGGAAATAATGTGGTCAATGTTAAATTAAGTCAAGATGGATATGAAGTGGATAGTGATCAACTTCCATATGGCACACCAGTGATGAATGAAGAAGCGTTAAATCAGATTAAATCGATAGAAAATGTTGAAAATGCTTCGTTTTATCGTAGTCGTAGTTATGCTGATAGTATTTACTATCAAAGCACCTTGTTAGACGGGGCTTCGGTAAAAGGCATTGATGAAAATTACTTTTCAACGATGGGGTATATCATAAAACGTGGACGTTCTTTTATTGAATCAGATTATAATGAATTTCGAAAAAATGTCATTTTAGATCAAGTGGCAGCCTCAAGTTTATTTCAAGGAACAGATGCGATTGGAAAAACGATTGAAATCAAAGGAGAACCTTTTATTGTCGTTGGGATTGTAGAGCTAGCAAGTACCTCACAACCGGTCATTCATTCCATTGAAGATTACTATATGTATCATCAAGACCAAAGTGGAACGGTCTTTATGCCAGATGCGACTTGGCCTGTTGTTTATAGTTATGATGAACCACAACATGCGGTTGTTAAGGCAAGTCACACGGATATGATGAGTGAAGTTGGAAGACAAAGTGCAGAGGTGTTGAATAGTTATTTATTAGATTCTACTCTTGAATATAAAGCGACAGATGTTTTAGAGCAGGCGAAGCAATTACAAGAGCTAAGTGCAGCGACAAATCAGCAACTCCTTTGGATTGCAAGTATTTCTTTACTAGTTGGTGGAATTGGTGTCATGAATATTATGCTAGTATCCGTGACAGAACGAACGAGTGAGATTGGTTTGAAAAAAGCGATTGGTGCTCGAAAAACGGTTATTTTAGGACAGTTTTTAACAGAGGCAGCCGTTTTAACTAGTTTAGGTGGATTGATCGGTGTTTTAGTTGGAATTGGTCTAGCACAGATTATTTCTCAAATCTCACAAACACCGGTTGCCATTAGTGTGCCAGCTATTATTTTCTCTGTTGTTTTTTCTATGATAATCGGAATTGTCTTTGGATTATTACCATCTATTAAGGCTGCTAACTTAAATCCAATTGAAGCGTTGCGTTATGAATAA
- a CDS encoding efflux RND transporter periplasmic adaptor subunit, translating into MKKTPLIIGGTVLTLGLIGGGIFAFQALGNRSEIEVIPVSYVSTSWWGDYNESSGYVSSDMVQEVKLQDQKVVQEILVEEGQQVSINDPLMVYDGTLVELELEMQRLMIKNLDVQIQSSKQALQKLQSTKPIAVVTKKSSQVIPVTSINVKESQINESELNYATELVLQEDGTYTLEVQSSQLLTVSFLYRLKGLDEVGQTQISNPMQLTLTILGEDKTDPMVKFLDGSVLEIKEGFTQSTVSDYFKEEESQPVCPNPEPCPTPESTPDSEPCPTPEPTPEPEPEPTPEPEPEQTPEPDLEPDVVIPEEGYTQDELNQLIQEKKTEIMNLELDYKEALLKEEQIKKELENLTVRSSVNGIVKKVGDPIVDSVNESPLIVVSSESGLYLKGTITEHQLGKVEVGQLVDVMSWETGGSYTATITDIYPYPVDADPYSNMNANVSNYPFVAYIEEAGDLKNNMYVSVTVQEAVENSNAIYVDMAYIGEDNGRHFVYKADENFRLKKEYIQTGKIIYGSYMEVVSGLTEDDQIAFPYTKNIKDGVKAKEQTDMWGY; encoded by the coding sequence ATGAAAAAAACACCTTTAATCATTGGAGGAACTGTTTTAACATTAGGCTTAATTGGTGGAGGAATATTTGCTTTTCAAGCGTTAGGAAACCGTAGTGAAATAGAGGTAATCCCTGTTTCTTATGTTTCAACCTCATGGTGGGGAGATTACAATGAATCAAGTGGATATGTCTCATCTGATATGGTGCAAGAAGTGAAGTTACAAGATCAAAAGGTTGTTCAAGAAATTCTGGTTGAAGAAGGGCAGCAAGTGTCAATTAACGATCCATTAATGGTTTATGATGGAACATTAGTTGAGTTAGAACTTGAAATGCAGCGCTTAATGATTAAAAATTTAGACGTTCAAATTCAATCATCCAAGCAAGCTTTACAAAAGTTACAATCGACCAAACCGATTGCTGTGGTCACAAAAAAATCATCTCAAGTGATCCCTGTTACTTCTATAAATGTAAAAGAATCACAAATCAATGAATCGGAGTTGAACTATGCGACTGAATTAGTTCTTCAAGAAGATGGAACCTATACACTTGAAGTTCAGTCCTCTCAACTTTTAACTGTTTCATTTTTATATCGACTAAAAGGATTAGATGAAGTAGGGCAAACACAAATTTCAAATCCGATGCAACTCACATTAACGATTCTTGGGGAAGATAAAACGGATCCTATGGTCAAATTTTTAGACGGTTCAGTTTTAGAAATTAAAGAAGGTTTTACTCAATCAACCGTCAGCGACTATTTTAAAGAGGAAGAAAGTCAACCGGTTTGTCCAAATCCTGAACCTTGTCCAACGCCAGAATCGACACCAGATTCTGAACCTTGTCCAACACCAGAACCGACACCAGAGCCTGAACCTGAACCGACGCCGGAGCCTGAACCTGAGCAAACTCCAGAGCCAGACCTCGAACCAGATGTTGTGATACCAGAAGAAGGCTATACTCAAGATGAATTAAATCAACTCATTCAAGAGAAAAAAACGGAAATCATGAATTTAGAGCTGGATTATAAGGAAGCCCTTTTAAAGGAAGAGCAAATTAAAAAAGAACTTGAAAATTTAACGGTTCGTAGTAGTGTCAATGGGATTGTGAAGAAAGTCGGAGATCCAATTGTTGATTCAGTCAATGAATCACCACTTATTGTCGTGAGTAGTGAAAGTGGCCTCTATTTAAAGGGAACGATTACGGAGCATCAACTTGGAAAAGTTGAAGTTGGACAGTTAGTTGATGTGATGTCTTGGGAAACTGGAGGAAGTTATACGGCAACCATTACCGATATTTATCCTTATCCAGTTGATGCAGATCCATATTCAAACATGAATGCTAATGTTTCTAATTACCCATTTGTCGCTTATATTGAAGAAGCGGGCGACTTAAAAAATAATATGTATGTGTCTGTTACCGTACAAGAGGCAGTTGAGAATTCAAATGCTATTTATGTGGATATGGCCTATATTGGAGAGGATAATGGGCGTCATTTTGTTTATAAAGCGGATGAAAACTTTCGTTTAAAAAAAGAATATATTCAAACGGGTAAAATCATTTACGGATCATACATGGAAGTCGTTTCAGGGTTAACAGAAGACGATCAAATTGCATTTCCATATACAAAAAATATTAAAGATGGTGTGAAAGCCAAAGAGCAAACGGATATGTGGGGGTACTAG